One stretch of Bacteroidota bacterium DNA includes these proteins:
- a CDS encoding DUF1343 domain-containing protein — protein MKKIFLLLLCSLFLIAKPIKKLKTGADVLFESRTELIDGKRIGLITNHSAVLSNGKHLADALHEYPKAKLIVLFGPEHGVRGDAPDGRAVRDTIDDKTGVPVYSLYGNVNKPSTNMLKDVDLLIFDIQDVGSRFYTFISTMFLGMEAAAENNIPIIILDRPNPITGENVQGPIRVDSLKTFVGWVPIPIAHGMTVGELAVMANLQGWLKDRKPAKLTVVKMENWKRSQWFDETKLHWIKPSPNMATLNTATVYPGLCLVEGMNVSEGRGSEKPFEYIGAPWINGKELSKLLNAQKLSGVTFQPIEFIPKEIPNVTSNPKYKDQLCSGVYVNVTNRKKFGSVKAGIALIWGIHTLYKDSLKFRDRGFDRLAGTPVIREMILEGKTADEIEDTWKEELKEFMKLRKKVLLYLD, from the coding sequence ATGAAAAAAATATTTCTTCTTTTGCTTTGCTCTCTTTTCCTGATAGCCAAGCCGATAAAAAAACTAAAGACCGGTGCTGACGTATTATTTGAAAGCAGAACAGAATTAATCGACGGAAAGAGAATAGGATTAATTACCAACCACTCTGCTGTTCTCTCTAATGGTAAACATCTTGCTGATGCACTCCATGAATATCCAAAAGCAAAATTAATTGTATTGTTCGGTCCCGAACATGGAGTTCGCGGCGATGCTCCGGACGGGAGAGCGGTAAGGGATACCATTGATGACAAAACAGGTGTACCGGTATATTCATTATACGGAAATGTGAATAAACCGAGTACCAACATGCTCAAAGATGTTGACCTGCTCATCTTTGATATTCAGGATGTTGGATCGAGATTCTACACATTCATTAGCACAATGTTTTTAGGAATGGAAGCAGCCGCGGAAAATAATATTCCCATCATCATCCTTGATCGCCCAAATCCCATTACGGGCGAAAACGTGCAAGGACCAATCCGTGTTGATTCGTTGAAAACATTCGTCGGGTGGGTACCGATTCCCATTGCTCACGGAATGACTGTCGGAGAACTGGCAGTGATGGCAAATCTTCAAGGCTGGCTGAAAGACCGAAAACCGGCAAAACTGACGGTGGTCAAAATGGAAAACTGGAAACGTTCACAATGGTTTGATGAAACGAAACTTCACTGGATTAAACCTTCTCCAAACATGGCAACGTTGAACACTGCAACGGTTTATCCCGGACTTTGTTTAGTTGAAGGAATGAATGTGTCTGAAGGGAGAGGAAGTGAAAAGCCATTTGAATATATCGGCGCACCGTGGATTAACGGTAAGGAACTCTCAAAATTGTTGAATGCTCAAAAACTTTCAGGTGTTACATTTCAGCCTATCGAATTCATACCAAAAGAAATTCCGAACGTAACATCGAATCCTAAATACAAGGATCAACTATGCAGCGGGGTTTATGTGAACGTTACCAATAGAAAAAAATTCGGCTCAGTGAAAGCGGGTATTGCACTGATTTGGGGAATTCATACGCTCTATAAAGACTCACTAAAGTTTCGTGATCGAGGATTCGATCGATTGGCAGGGACGCCAGTGATTCGCGAAATGATTTTGGAGGGAAAAACAGCAGATGAAATTGAAGATACATGGAAAGAGGAGTTAAAAGAATTTATGAAACTGAGAAAAAAAGTATTATTGTATTTGGATTAA
- the gatA gene encoding Asp-tRNA(Asn)/Glu-tRNA(Gln) amidotransferase subunit GatA — protein sequence MNIHETYDSYRNRLLNGEETVESRVSGHLSEINRRNNLNAFLSVFHDESVHTAREIDGKIKNGNAGPLAGMVIAIKDVLCMKGKITTCGSKMLEHYEAIYDATVIKKLRDADALFIGKTNMDEFAMGSSGENSAYGATKHPLDESRVPGGSSSGSCVAVAAGMATTSLGTDTGGSIRQPAGLCGIVGLKPTYGRVSRYGLVAFASSFDQIGPFSHSVRDAARVLQVIAGSDENDSTSANIDVPDYLSAMNRNVKGMKIGLPKEYFSDALNSEIRSVIQAKVDVLKHAGAEIVEVSLPNSEYTISTYYILATAEASSNLARYDGARYGYRSPNATDLQSMYVKSRSEGFGDEVKRRIMLGTYVLSSGYYDAYYRKAQQVRRLIQNDFMNAFKTVDCILTPIAPSTAFKLGEKMDDPLQMYLNDIYTVSANLAGIPGMSIPAGVDKNGLPIGIQLLGKQFGEATILKVGDFLETVN from the coding sequence TTGAATATTCACGAAACATACGACTCCTACCGCAATCGTCTACTGAACGGCGAAGAAACCGTTGAATCACGTGTCAGTGGACATCTCTCAGAAATCAACCGCAGAAATAATCTTAACGCATTCCTTTCTGTCTTTCATGATGAATCAGTTCATACTGCCCGGGAAATAGATGGTAAAATCAAGAACGGAAATGCAGGTCCGCTTGCAGGAATGGTAATTGCTATAAAAGATGTCCTGTGCATGAAGGGAAAAATAACGACATGCGGTTCGAAGATGCTGGAACATTATGAGGCGATTTATGATGCGACAGTAATCAAAAAACTTCGTGATGCGGACGCGCTCTTCATCGGAAAAACAAACATGGATGAATTTGCCATGGGTTCATCGGGAGAAAATTCTGCGTACGGTGCAACAAAACACCCGCTCGATGAATCTCGTGTTCCAGGCGGTTCCAGCAGCGGATCGTGTGTAGCAGTCGCAGCAGGAATGGCTACCACATCGCTTGGTACGGATACTGGCGGTTCTATTCGACAGCCTGCAGGACTTTGTGGAATTGTTGGATTAAAACCGACATACGGAAGAGTTTCTCGATATGGGCTTGTTGCGTTTGCTTCTTCATTCGATCAGATCGGACCATTTTCTCATTCTGTCCGCGATGCGGCTAGAGTATTGCAAGTGATCGCAGGAAGTGACGAAAATGATTCAACATCAGCAAACATTGATGTTCCTGATTATTTGTCTGCAATGAATCGAAATGTGAAGGGAATGAAGATTGGTCTACCGAAAGAATATTTCTCTGATGCACTGAATTCCGAAATTCGCTCAGTGATTCAAGCAAAAGTGGATGTGTTGAAGCATGCTGGTGCTGAGATCGTTGAAGTGTCATTACCAAATTCCGAATACACAATTTCGACATATTATATTCTTGCAACTGCTGAAGCATCCTCCAACCTTGCACGATACGATGGTGCTCGATATGGATATCGTTCACCAAATGCAACGGATTTGCAGAGCATGTATGTGAAGTCTCGCAGCGAAGGATTTGGTGATGAAGTGAAACGTAGGATTATGCTCGGCACGTATGTGTTATCTTCCGGATATTACGATGCATATTATCGGAAAGCACAGCAAGTCCGCCGATTGATTCAAAATGATTTTATGAATGCCTTTAAAACCGTTGATTGTATTTTAACACCAATTGCTCCCAGCACGGCATTTAAATTGGGAGAAAAAATGGATGATCCGCTGCAGATGTATCTAAATGATATCTATACTGTTTCAGCAAATCTTGCAGGAATTCCAGGGATGAGTATCCCGGCGGGTGTTGATAAAAACGGATTACCGATCGGTATTCAATTACTTGGGAAACAATTTGGTGAAGCCACAATTTTGAAGGTTGGAGATTTTCTTGAAACTGTTAATTAA
- a CDS encoding cystathionine beta-synthase codes for MSKDLSKIKYFNNILETIGNTPLIKLQKINKGLKPHIFVKVESFNPGGSVKDRIGIEIIEDAERTGKIKPGGTIVESTSGNTGMGLAIAAAVKGYKTVFTMPDKMSAEKISNLRAFGAEVIVTPTAVPHESPESYTEVAKQRVRETPNSILADQYENPKNPEAHYKTTGPEIWEQTGGQIDYFICGLGTGGTITGAAKYLKEKNPNVKIIGVDIKGSILQEYFYKKKYDPVFKTYKIEGIGQDYIPKTLDFNYVDEVLIADDRESFLAARKMTREEGIFVGGSSGTAIHAGLEYCKNLPEDAIVVILLPDSGSRYVSKMYNDVWMRENGFLKPERITLKYILDSKDSELQNLISVDKSKTIRQAIELIKKHNISQLPVIDQGKSIGLVTESNLLSSVVDDASNFDKSVTTAMEHSLPEIHMNEDVNTAVKYFMQKLPAVIITDHEKPIGIVTRFDVLEYMSH; via the coding sequence ATGTCTAAAGATTTATCAAAAATTAAATACTTCAACAATATTCTCGAGACCATCGGGAATACTCCATTGATTAAATTGCAAAAGATCAACAAAGGACTCAAACCACACATTTTTGTGAAAGTAGAGTCATTCAATCCTGGCGGATCGGTGAAGGATAGAATTGGGATTGAAATTATTGAGGATGCAGAACGAACAGGCAAAATTAAACCGGGTGGGACAATTGTTGAATCAACTTCGGGAAACACCGGAATGGGTCTTGCCATTGCCGCAGCTGTAAAGGGATATAAAACTGTCTTTACAATGCCGGATAAGATGAGTGCGGAAAAAATCAGCAACCTGCGCGCATTCGGCGCTGAAGTGATTGTTACTCCTACTGCTGTACCTCACGAATCACCTGAAAGTTATACGGAAGTTGCAAAACAGCGAGTACGTGAAACTCCAAATTCCATTCTTGCTGACCAATATGAAAATCCGAAAAATCCTGAAGCTCATTATAAAACTACGGGACCGGAAATTTGGGAACAAACCGGAGGCCAGATAGATTATTTTATCTGCGGTCTCGGTACCGGCGGAACTATTACTGGAGCAGCAAAATATCTAAAGGAAAAAAATCCAAACGTAAAAATTATTGGTGTGGATATTAAAGGTTCCATTCTTCAAGAATACTTCTATAAGAAAAAATACGACCCGGTATTTAAAACATATAAAATAGAGGGAATCGGTCAGGATTACATTCCGAAAACATTGGATTTTAATTATGTGGATGAAGTGCTTATTGCAGATGACCGTGAATCGTTTTTAGCAGCAAGAAAAATGACACGTGAAGAAGGTATTTTTGTTGGCGGCTCCAGCGGTACAGCAATTCATGCCGGGCTTGAATATTGCAAAAATCTACCGGAAGACGCGATTGTTGTTATTCTCCTTCCCGACAGTGGCAGCAGGTATGTCAGCAAAATGTATAACGATGTTTGGATGCGTGAGAACGGATTCTTAAAACCGGAACGGATTACATTAAAATACATTCTTGATAGTAAAGATTCCGAGCTTCAGAATCTTATCAGCGTCGACAAATCAAAAACCATTCGTCAGGCAATTGAATTAATAAAAAAACATAATATCTCTCAATTACCGGTTATTGATCAGGGAAAATCGATCGGTCTTGTCACCGAATCAAATCTTCTCTCCAGTGTTGTCGATGATGCATCCAATTTTGATAAAAGTGTCACAACGGCGATGGAACATTCTCTTCCCGAAATACATATGAATGAGGATGTCAACACAGCCGTGAAATATTTCATGCAAAAATTACCGGCGGTCATTATCACCGATCATGAAAAACCAATCGGAATCGTCACCCGATTTGACGTTTTAGAATATATGTCTCACTAA
- a CDS encoding PLP-dependent aspartate aminotransferase family protein, translating into MKFSTKAVHAGQSPDPSTGAVMTPVFLTSTYVQEELGKNKGYEYSRVSNPTRTALEKNIAALENADEGMAFASGMAAEDAIFRLLNPGDHVIVTNDVYGGTYRIGKLVLENYGLQFDFVDTTVIDNIVKAYKPNTKMIFVETPTNPTMKITDLKAIAKFAQERKILSIVDNTFATPYLQQPLELGIDVVIHSVTKYLNGHSDMLGGFVGTSNKKVIERLRFLQKATGGIMSPFDAWLCLRGTKTLAVRMRQHCESAMEIAQWLDAQKKVKKVNYPGLSHHPQYELAKKQMRGFGGMISFDLGSLGNAKKFLKAVKICSLAESLGGVETLISHPASMTHASVPAADRIKNGVTDGLVRISVGIEDVEDLIDDLKQALAKI; encoded by the coding sequence ATGAAATTTTCGACTAAAGCCGTTCATGCCGGACAATCTCCCGATCCATCCACAGGCGCAGTGATGACGCCTGTTTTTTTAACCTCAACATATGTCCAGGAAGAACTTGGAAAGAACAAAGGATACGAATACTCCCGTGTTTCCAATCCTACTCGAACTGCTCTGGAAAAAAATATTGCTGCATTAGAAAATGCCGATGAAGGAATGGCATTTGCTTCTGGTATGGCCGCAGAAGATGCTATTTTTCGTTTATTGAATCCCGGGGATCATGTTATTGTAACAAATGATGTATACGGTGGAACATACCGCATCGGAAAGTTAGTGCTGGAAAATTACGGATTGCAGTTCGACTTTGTCGATACCACAGTCATCGACAACATCGTCAAAGCATACAAACCAAACACAAAAATGATCTTCGTCGAAACCCCAACAAATCCGACTATGAAGATCACAGACTTAAAGGCGATTGCAAAATTTGCTCAAGAACGAAAAATCCTCTCTATTGTTGATAACACATTTGCCACACCTTACCTTCAGCAGCCTCTTGAACTCGGAATTGATGTCGTTATTCATAGTGTAACAAAATATTTGAACGGTCATAGCGATATGCTTGGCGGATTTGTCGGCACAAGCAATAAAAAAGTAATAGAACGACTTCGTTTCCTTCAAAAAGCAACCGGCGGGATTATGAGCCCGTTTGATGCATGGCTCTGTCTGCGGGGGACAAAAACGCTCGCTGTTAGAATGCGGCAACATTGTGAAAGCGCAATGGAAATTGCACAATGGCTCGATGCACAGAAGAAAGTAAAAAAAGTCAACTATCCGGGATTATCACATCACCCACAGTACGAACTTGCGAAGAAACAAATGCGAGGATTCGGCGGAATGATTTCCTTTGATTTAGGGAGTCTTGGAAATGCAAAAAAATTCTTAAAAGCGGTCAAGATCTGTTCACTTGCTGAATCTCTCGGCGGAGTAGAAACACTTATCTCCCATCCAGCTTCAATGACACATGCATCAGTTCCTGCGGCGGATAGAATAAAGAACGGCGTGACAGATGGATTGGTAAGAATTTCTGTTGGAATTGAAGATGTTGAAGATCTTATTGATGATTTGAAACAAGCACTGGCGAAAATTTAA
- the ndk gene encoding nucleoside-diphosphate kinase, translating to MAVERTLCIMKPDCVRKGLQGAVLSQIQKAGFKVLGFKQVQLTKEQAGAFYAVHKERPFYPSLVEFMTSGPVVPVALEKVNAVVDYRTLIGATDPKDAAEGTIRKLYADSKGENIVHGSDSAENGKIEVAFFFAESELV from the coding sequence ATGGCTGTTGAAAGAACATTATGTATCATGAAACCGGACTGCGTTCGTAAGGGTCTGCAAGGCGCGGTACTGTCGCAAATTCAAAAAGCAGGATTCAAAGTACTCGGATTCAAACAAGTACAATTAACAAAGGAACAAGCAGGTGCATTTTATGCAGTACATAAAGAACGTCCGTTCTACCCGTCACTGGTTGAATTTATGACATCGGGTCCGGTTGTTCCAGTGGCGTTAGAAAAAGTAAATGCGGTAGTAGACTATCGAACATTAATCGGTGCAACCGATCCTAAAGATGCTGCAGAAGGAACCATCCGTAAATTATATGCAGACAGCAAAGGGGAGAATATTGTTCACGGCTCAGATTCGGCAGAAAATGGAAAGATTGAAGTAGCATTTTTCTTTGCTGAAAGTGAATTAGTCTAA
- the sucD gene encoding succinate--CoA ligase subunit alpha — MSILVNKKTRLVVQGITGGEGTFHTSQMLAYGTNVVAGVTPGKGGSHYKGNEKDQFNREVPVFNTVADAVKEQGANTSIIYVPAAFAGDAIMEAADGGVKLIVCITEGIPVKDMVQAYEYISQKGVRLIGPNCPGIITPGEAKVGIMPAFIHKPGRVGVVSRSGTLTYESVWQLTERGIGQSTCIGIGGDPIIGTRFIDAIKLFNEDDKTDGIIMIGEIGGSAEEEAAEYIKKNVSKPVVGFIAGRTAPPGRRMGHAGAIISGGKGTADEKMKAMKSAGIFVVDSPASMGEMMKNALTKKYKASYTLKAKKKTAKKKVTVKKKTMKKKKK, encoded by the coding sequence ATGAGCATTCTCGTCAACAAAAAAACCAGACTTGTTGTACAGGGCATTACCGGTGGTGAAGGAACATTTCACACATCGCAAATGCTTGCATACGGAACAAACGTTGTCGCTGGTGTTACACCCGGCAAAGGTGGTTCCCATTACAAAGGAAATGAAAAGGATCAATTCAATCGCGAAGTACCGGTCTTCAATACTGTTGCCGATGCTGTGAAAGAGCAGGGAGCAAACACTTCTATTATTTACGTTCCGGCTGCATTTGCTGGAGACGCGATTATGGAAGCAGCAGACGGCGGTGTAAAATTGATTGTCTGTATCACCGAAGGAATTCCTGTGAAAGATATGGTTCAGGCATATGAATATATTTCCCAAAAAGGTGTCCGTCTTATCGGACCGAATTGCCCGGGGATCATTACTCCCGGTGAAGCAAAAGTTGGTATCATGCCTGCGTTCATCCATAAACCGGGGCGTGTTGGCGTTGTTTCTCGAAGCGGAACATTGACGTATGAATCTGTTTGGCAATTGACGGAACGAGGAATCGGCCAATCGACCTGTATCGGTATTGGCGGCGATCCAATTATCGGTACGCGATTTATCGACGCGATTAAATTATTTAACGAAGATGATAAGACAGACGGTATCATTATGATTGGTGAGATCGGCGGAAGCGCTGAAGAAGAAGCAGCAGAATACATTAAGAAAAATGTTTCGAAACCGGTTGTTGGATTTATTGCCGGAAGAACTGCTCCTCCAGGTAGAAGAATGGGACATGCCGGCGCGATTATCTCCGGAGGGAAAGGGACGGCAGATGAAAAAATGAAAGCGATGAAAAGCGCTGGAATTTTTGTTGTGGATTCACCAGCTTCGATGGGTGAAATGATGAAAAATGCACTCACAAAAAAATACAAGGCATCGTATACGCTCAAGGCAAAAAAGAAAACTGCCAAGAAAAAGGTTACTGTAAAAAAGAAGACCATGAAAAAGAAAAAGAAATAA
- a CDS encoding NUDIX hydrolase has translation MLKRWKQLSTKIVFQNPWWTYKLDEFKIPDGITGEYNYVYTRGASMIIPLTPEGKIILVNQYRYLCDKESIEFPCGGVKEGKSYEEMAQIELLEETGFRSNNLKGVAEFNPYNGVTNEICKVFIARELVQSKALPDATEEFEILYKTIDEIDELVHNNTMWDGMSIAAWGLVRNKL, from the coding sequence ATGCTTAAACGATGGAAACAGCTTTCGACAAAAATAGTCTTCCAAAATCCTTGGTGGACGTATAAACTTGATGAATTTAAAATTCCGGATGGAATAACGGGGGAATACAATTACGTGTATACGCGTGGTGCCAGTATGATTATTCCGTTAACACCGGAAGGGAAAATCATTCTTGTCAATCAATATCGCTATCTTTGTGATAAGGAAAGTATTGAATTTCCGTGCGGCGGAGTGAAAGAAGGAAAATCATACGAAGAGATGGCACAGATCGAATTATTGGAAGAAACCGGTTTCCGATCAAATAATCTGAAGGGAGTTGCAGAATTTAATCCATACAACGGCGTGACAAATGAAATCTGTAAAGTATTTATCGCCAGAGAATTAGTGCAGTCAAAGGCGTTACCGGATGCAACCGAAGAATTTGAAATTTTGTATAAGACAATCGATGAAATTGATGAGTTGGTTCACAACAATACCATGTGGGATGGCATGAGCATAGCTGCTTGGGGACTAGTGCGCAACAAATTATGA
- a CDS encoding transposase: MLEPEKYYHIYNRGNNRENIFKEEKNYSYFLKLYERHIDPVAETYAYCLMKNHFHLLVKIKEHLPSNLPGFQNLEGDRNPSRAFSNLFNAYTKSINKMYHRTGSLFEKNFHRIEVTSDSYFSRLVQYIHFNPQHHGFCDDFRTYPYSSFNIILSETETKINRNSVIQWFGGREEFIEFHKNVTKEKEIADLIGDDI; this comes from the coding sequence ATGTTAGAGCCAGAAAAATATTATCATATTTATAATCGAGGGAACAATCGGGAGAATATTTTCAAAGAAGAGAAAAACTATTCCTATTTCTTAAAATTATATGAACGCCATATCGATCCGGTAGCTGAAACGTATGCATATTGTTTAATGAAAAACCATTTTCATCTATTGGTTAAAATAAAAGAACATCTTCCGTCAAACCTTCCGGGTTTTCAAAACTTGGAAGGTGATAGGAACCCATCACGCGCTTTTTCAAATTTATTTAACGCATACACCAAATCTATCAACAAGATGTATCACAGAACAGGTTCGTTATTTGAAAAAAACTTTCATCGCATCGAAGTAACTTCGGATTCATATTTTTCACGACTTGTCCAATATATTCACTTTAATCCGCAGCACCATGGATTCTGCGACGATTTCCGAACATATCCTTATTCTTCATTTAATATTATTCTATCTGAGACAGAGACGAAGATCAATCGCAATTCAGTTATTCAGTGGTTCGGTGGCAGGGAGGAGTTTATTGAATTCCACAAAAATGTTACGAAAGAAAAAGAAATTGCAGATTTAATAGGAGATGATATTTAG
- a CDS encoding glycerol-3-phosphate acyltransferase, which translates to MSEYLISFVVSYFIGSIPTAYLVVKQTTNVDIRMIGSGNVGGRNALEVTGKKWIGIVVTLIDLLKGVASILIAVMFFQDPSTAVSAAMFGSVLGHCYPVWLKFHGGRGLATGAGSLLITSPLWVPIWLGLYFGAEKLTKNVHAASVIALVGLPLAMWFVSDQWMLKIIPHYFSPSEYVTSTSMVIAVCLSRHIEPIKEYFNEKQV; encoded by the coding sequence TTGTCAGAATACCTCATCTCGTTTGTTGTCAGTTACTTTATCGGATCGATTCCTACCGCATACCTTGTTGTGAAACAGACAACAAATGTTGACATTCGAATGATCGGTAGCGGGAATGTCGGCGGGCGAAATGCCCTTGAAGTGACAGGGAAAAAATGGATCGGGATAGTTGTAACGTTGATTGATCTGTTGAAAGGGGTGGCGAGTATTTTAATCGCCGTAATGTTTTTTCAAGATCCATCCACTGCCGTTTCCGCTGCGATGTTTGGTTCTGTGCTCGGTCATTGTTATCCAGTGTGGTTGAAATTCCATGGCGGTAGAGGTTTAGCAACCGGAGCAGGTTCACTGTTGATAACAAGCCCTTTGTGGGTTCCCATCTGGTTGGGGTTATATTTTGGCGCTGAAAAACTAACAAAAAATGTTCATGCGGCAAGTGTCATTGCACTTGTTGGATTACCGTTGGCAATGTGGTTTGTTTCGGATCAATGGATGTTAAAAATTATCCCTCACTATTTTTCACCATCTGAATATGTTACTTCCACAAGTATGGTCATAGCAGTCTGTCTTTCCCGTCATATCGAACCGATAAAAGAATACTTCAATGAAAAACAAGTTTAA